The following proteins come from a genomic window of Gossypium raimondii isolate GPD5lz chromosome 5, ASM2569854v1, whole genome shotgun sequence:
- the LOC105768855 gene encoding protein PHYTOCHROME-DEPENDENT LATE-FLOWERING isoform X1: MGVSFKVSKTGTRYKSKHCLQSEASVDVVSENSKESSRPRKLQGDVEGVERVPGVFQSINSDETVRVPSDHEISFTLNLYPDGYSIGKPQEEALHTVPDAPKHPYDRSSETLFSAIESGRLPGDILDDIPCKYVDGMLVCEVRDYRKVAPQQGPNTPPIDGCPIINKVCLKMSLENVVKDIPLSSDNSWTYGDLMEAESRILKALQPQLCLDPTPKLDRLCTNPVPTKLDLASCSLRRKRLRQTPEVRVTSTSKFNAKKVGRLREAGIVSGSLMLQQENLIPQNIGSSNILALRPKSFVQDSSVSALPMSSQSPMYPMGLMNSRSMQDHGSSSVVSASAASPVGQDMPMSYADSINSGASLLGKRENADGPMSPLSGLSKRTRLNAVGPDGIPQHQVGTHMDGLHGQDMSWKNMLLPQQSMARGIQYANSGMQKYPQQVFEGVLNQEAGAMPFSAGQQALRYSAKEEPFDPTDKLDGSELNREADANHLDPQQRLQPRSFHGFARPGFSQTPWNNINQHVEKDVRKEEQFQKRKSVQSPRLSGGALPQSPLSAKSGEFLGGPVGPHFGAVAATTSLGATVKEKGAVNSVPIVGGTPSLTSSANDSMQRQHQAQAVAKRRSNSLPKTPAINTVGSPASVSNISVPLNASSPSVGTPPSVDQSVLERFSKIEIVTMRCQLNRKKNKVDEYHVRKPSTHSTELVSPFLSNFSSNEDFKDESKPLSKSLFGGSVNTYKTRILNFVQGEHVVQGNLVSLVPRARTRMIMSEKPTDGTIAMFYGDIDDGDILSAEDHIPHLPTLPNTHMADLLAAQFCSLMVREGHHLVEDDVQAKPTGVLASSSQPNSAVTFPNNSASDMQQYAENVAGQATNEVAKQNSSNNMSINPSSSALGNTRMLPPGNPQALQMSQGLLSGASMPARPSQLDPQPPQQQPQQPQQQQQSQQHSLLQQQHQQFQRSPMMLGSNPLSHLNAIGQNSNMQFNNQMVNKSSALQLQMIQRQQQRQLQQQQQQPQQQQQMQRKMMGLSAAVGMGNMVRIGGLGNATGIGGVRGMSGTGISAPMTGISGMGNVGQNPINLPGANITTAITQQLRSGALSSQAALLSNLRMGRGNMLGSPQSSIAGMSGPRQMHPGSASLSMLGQNLNQGNMSSMQRTPMGSMGPPKMMPGMNHLYMNQQQQQQQQLQLQQQQQQQLQLQQQQQQQQQQQQLQLQQQLHHQQQQLQQQQQQQQLQQQQPQQQQQQETTSPLQAVISPSQVGSPSPIGISQLNQQPQQLQAQQQASPQQMNQRTPMSPQLSSGAIHALNACNPEACPASPQLSSQTLGSVSSITNSPMELGGNKSNSVGNT, from the exons ATGGGTGTTTCGTTTAAGGTTTCAAAAACCGGTACTAGGTACAAGTCTAAGCATTGTCTTCAATCGGAGGCTTCAGTTGATGTTGTCTCCGAGAATTCTAAAGAGAGCTCACGGCCTAGAAAGCTCCAG GGTGATGTTGAAGGCGTTGAGCGTGTTCCTGGGGtgtttcaatcaattaattctGATGAAACGGTTCGTGTTCCTTCAG ATCATGAGATTTCCTTCACCTTGAATCTTTACCCAGATGGCTATTCTATTGGAAAGCCCCAAGAG GAGGCTTTGCATACTGTTCCGGATGCTCCAAAGCATCCATATGATAGGTCCTCTGAAACTCTCTTCTCA GCAATTGAATCTGGCCGATTGCCAGGAGATATTTTGGATGATATACCTTGCAAATATGTTGATGGAATGCTTGTATGTGAG gtgCGTGATTACCGGAAAGTTGCACCTCAACAAGGACCTAACACCCCACCTATTGATGGATGCCCTATCATCAATAAAGTGTGCCTTAAGATGTCTTTGGAGAATGTAGTGAAGGATATTCCATTGAGCTCAGATAATTCATGGACATATGGTGATTTAATG GAGGCGGAGTCTCGGATATTGAAAGCCTTGCAACCACAACTTTGTTTAGATCCTACCCCCAAACTGGACAGACTCTGTACTAACCCTGTTCCAACTAAG CTTGACCTTGCTTCATGTAGTTTGCGGCGAAAGAGATTGAGGCAAACTCCAGAAGTTAGAGTCACCTCTACTAGTAAGTTCAATGCCAAGAAGGTTGGCAGGTTGAGAGAGGCTGGAATTGTTTCAGGGAGTTTGATGCTACAACAGGAAAATCTGATTCCTCAAAATATTGGTTCAAGCAATATTTTGGCATTAAGGCCTAAAAGTTTTGTGCAAGATTCCTCTGTTTCTGCACTTCCCATGTCATCTCAGTCACCAATGTATCCAATGGGGCTTATGAATTCTAGAAGCATGCAGGATCATGGATCTAGCTCTGTTGTCAGTGCATCAGCTGCCTCCCCTGTTGGGCAGGACATGCCAATGTCATATGCAGACAGCATAAACTCTGGTGCTTCTCTTCTTGGGAAGCGGGAGAATGCAGACGGTCCAATGTCACCCCTATCTGGCCTTAGTAAAAGAACTAGGCTTAATGCTGTTGGACCAGATGGCATTCCACAGCATCAAGTTGGGACACATATGGATGGCCTGCATGGACAGGATATGAGCTGGAAGAATATGTTACTTCCCCAGCAATCAATGGCTAGAGGAATTCAGTATGCAAATTCGGGCATGCAGAAGTATCCTCAGCAGGTTTTTGAAGGGGTTTTGAATCAGGAGGCTGGTGCAATGCCATTTTCTGCAGGACAGCAAGCATTGAGATACAGTGCCAAGGAAGAGCCATTTGATCCTACTGACAAGTTGGATGGCTCTGAGCTCAACCGGGAAGCTGATGCAAACCATTTGGACCCACAGCAGAGGCTTCAACCAAGATCATTCCATGGATTTGCAAGACCTGGTTTCTCTCAAACACCTTGGAACAATATTAATCAGCATGTTGAGAAAGATGTGAGAAAGGAAGAACAGTTCCAGAAAAGGAAATCAGTGCAAAGTCCACGTTTATCAGGTGGGGCTTTGCCTCAATCTCCATTATCAGCAAAATCTGGGGAATTTTTAGGTGGTCCTGTAGGACCTCACTTTGGAGCTGTTGCGGCAACCACTTCCCTTGGAGCGACTGTAAAGGAGAAGGGAGCTGTTAACTCAGTACCTATTGTTGGAGGTACCCCATCTTTGACTTCAAGTGCAAATGACTCTATGCAACGGCAACACCAGGCTCAAGCTGTTGCTAAGCGAAGATCTAATTCCCTCCCTAAGACCCCTGCAATCAATACGGTTGGTTCTCCTGCAAGTGTTAGCAATATTAGTGTTCCATTAAACGCAAGCAGTCCTTCTGTTGGAACCCCACCTTCGGTTGATCAATCAGTGCTCGAAAGGTTCTCAAAGATTGAAATTGTAACTATGAG GTGTCAACTCAACAGAAAAAAGAACAAGGTTGATGAGTATCATGTCCGGAAACCCAGCACACATTCTACTGAACTAGTATCACCCTTTCTAAGCAATTTTTCCAGTAATGAGGATTTCAAAGACGAGTCGAAGCCATTATCAAAGTCACTTTTTGGTGGCAGTGTGAATACCTATAAGACAAGAAtcttgaattttgtgcagggtGAGCATGTTGTTCAAG GGAATCTCGTTTCTCTAGTTCCTAGGGCAAGAACTAGAATGATTATGTCTGAGAAACCAACTGATGGGACCATAGCAATGTTTTATGGAGACATAGATGATGGTGATATTCTTAGTGCAGAGGATCATATTCCTCATCTTCCTACGCTTCCCAATACT CACATGGCGGACTTGCTTGCAGCACAGTTCTGTTCACTG ATGGTGCGTGAAGGACATCACCTTGTGGAAGATGATGTTCAGGCAAAACCAACAGGTGTGCTTGCCTCGAGCAGTCAACCAAATTCTGCTGtaacatttcccaacaattCTGCATCCGATATGCAGCAGTATGCCGAAAATGTTGCAGGTCAGGCAACCAATGAAGTGGCAAAGCAGAATAGCAGTAACAATATGTCTATAAATCCATCTTCGAGTGCTCTAGGAAACACAAGGATGTTACCTCCTGGAAACCCTCAGGCCTTACAGATGTCTCAAGGACTTCTGTCTGGGGCTTCAATGCCTGCAAGGCCATCGCAACTAGATCCACAACCACCACAGCAACAGCCACAACAACCGCAACAGCAGCAGCAAAGTCAACAGCACTCCTTGCTTCAACAACAGCATCAGCAGTTCCAGAGATCACCAATGATGCTTGGATCAAATCCTCTCTCACACTTGAATGCCATTGGGCAGAATTCAAACATGCAGTTCAACAATCAAATGGTCAATAAATCTTCAGCTCTCCAACTTCAGATGATACAACGGCAGCAGCAGCGGCAATTgcaacagcagcagcagcaaccacagcagcagcagcaaatGCAGAGGAAAATGATGGGGCTAAGTGCAGCTGTAGGTATGGGAAACATGGTCAGGATTGGGGGCCTAGGCAATGCCACTGGAATCGGAGGTGTGAGGGGAATGAGTGGAACAGGAATATCAGCTCCAATGACTGGTATTTCTGGCATGGGAAATGTGGGCCAAAATCCAATTAATCTTCCAGGTGCAAATATTACCACTGCGATAACCCAGCAGCTTCGGTCTGGAGCACTATCGTCTCAAGCTGCTCTGCTTTCAAACTTAAGGATGGGACGAGGAAACATGTTAGGCAGTCCTCAATCAAGCATAGCTGGAATGTCTGGTCCCAGACAGATGCATCCAGGTTCTGCTAGTCTTTCTATGCTGGGCCAAAATCTGAACCAGGGTAACATGAGTTCGATGCAAAGAACGCCTATGGGGTCCATGGGTCCTCCAAAAATGATGCCTGGGATGAACCACCTTTACATGAaccagcagcagcagcagcagcagcagttGCAATTGCAGCAGCAACAACAGCAGCAGTTGCAGttgcagcagcagcagcagcagcaacaacaacagCAGCAGTTGCAGTTGCAGCAGCAGTTGCATCATCAGCAACAACAGCTgcaacagcagcagcagcagcagcaattACAACAACAGCAGccacagcagcagcagcagcaagaAACAACTTCACCACTACAGGCTGTCATTTCACCCTCACAGGTAGGCTCACCATCACCCATTGGAATTTCACAATTGAACCAGCAACCTCAGCAACTGCAGGCCCAGCAACAGGCCAGCCCACAACAAATGAATCAAAGGACTCCCATGAGTCCCCAACTGAGCTCAGGTGCTATTCATGCACTAAATGCTTGTAACCCAGAGGCCTGTCCAGCTAGCCCCCAATTGAGCTCTCAGACCCTTGGCTCCGTCAGTAGCATCACAAATTCTCCTATGGAGCTAGGTGGGAATAAAAGCAACTCTGTCGGGAATACATAA
- the LOC105768720 gene encoding protein FLUORESCENT IN BLUE LIGHT, chloroplastic isoform X2 gives MAKIIHFSCFLTRPCSLPSPLFRRTQFPGNFGQSFEDVNGAVEIHHLLRERGKQSLLRCQMPEGKRVLERISSHYDELNALEGGFWLRVPVTAFLAANILIFTAPMKALAETCEADNSFFNMPLLLFVALIGATVGGLLARQRKGELQRVNEQLRQINAALRRQAKIESYAPSLSYAPIGGRISEKEVIVDPRKEELISRLKSGKNFLRNQELEKAFLEFKTALELAKSLKDPIEEKKAARGLGASLQRQGKYQEAIQYHSMVLAISDREGEDSGNTEAYGAIADCYTELGDLEKAGIFYDKYIARLETD, from the exons ATGGCAAAGATAATCCATTTCTCTTGCTTCCTCACTCGCCCATGCTCCCTTCCATCTCCACTCTTCCGCAGAACCCAATTTCCTG GAAACTTTGGACAATCCTTTGAAGATGTTAATGGAGCAGTTGAGATTCATCATCTGTTGCGAGAAAGGGGTAAACAGTCCTTGCTACGCTGCCAAATGCCAGAGGGAAAGAGGGTCTTGGAGCGGATTTCATCACATTATGACGAGTTAAATGCACTTGAG GGAGGATTTTGGTTAAGAGTCCCGGTGACAGCATTTCTTGCCGCCAACATTTTGATATTTACTGCTCCTATGAAAGCCCTGGCAGAAACTTGTGAAGCTGATAACTCCTTTTTCAACATGCCTTTACTGCTATTTGTAGCCCTTATTGGTGCCACAGTTGGAG GATTGCTTGCACGGCAGAGGAAAGGGGAGCTGCAGCGAGTGAATGAGCAGCTGCGCCAGATCAATGCTGCTCTAAGAAGGCAGGCTAAGATAGAGTCATATGCTCCCAGCCTGAGTTATGCTCCCATCGGTGGTAGAATATCAGAAAAGGAAGTAATTGTCGATCCAAGAAAGGAAGAGTTGATTTCTCGACTGAAGAGCGGGAAGAACTTTTTAAGAAATCAAGAACTTGAGAAGGCTTTTCTAGAGTTTAAGACAGCACTGGAGCTTGCTAAGAGTCTAAAAGATCCTATCGAGGAGAAGAAGGCTGCCAGGGGTTTAG GTGCCTCGTTGCAAAGGCAAGGCAAATATCAAGAAGCCATTCAATACCACTCAATGGTTTTAGCAATATCTGATCGAGAAGGAGAAGACTCTGGAAATACAGAAGCTTATGGAGCAATTGCTGACTGCTACACCGAGCTAGGAGACCTTGAGAAAGCAGGGATTTTCTATGACAAATATATTGCTAGGTTGGAAACAGACTAA
- the LOC105768855 gene encoding protein PHYTOCHROME-DEPENDENT LATE-FLOWERING isoform X2, whose amino-acid sequence MGVSFKVSKTGTRYKSKHCLQSEASVDVVSENSKESSRPRKLQGDVEGVERVPGVFQSINSDETVRVPSDHEISFTLNLYPDGYSIGKPQEEALHTVPDAPKHPYDRSSETLFSAIESGRLPGDILDDIPCKYVDGMLVCEVRDYRKVAPQQGPNTPPIDGCPIINKVCLKMSLENVVKDIPLSSDNSWTYGDLMEAESRILKALQPQLCLDPTPKLDRLCTNPVPTKLDLASCSLRRKRLRQTPEVRVTSTSKFNAKKVGRLREAGIVSGSLMLQQENLIPQNIGSSNILALRPKSFVQDSSVSALPMSSQSPMYPMGLMNSRSMQDHGSSSVVSASAASPVGQDMPMSYADSINSGASLLGKRENADGPMSPLSGLSKRTRLNAVGPDGIPQHQVGTHMDGLHGQDMSWKNMLLPQQSMARGIQYANSGMQKYPQQVFEGVLNQEAGAMPFSAGQQALRYSAKEEPFDPTDKLDGSELNREADANHLDPQQRLQPRSFHGFARPGFSQTPWNNINQHVEKDVRKEEQFQKRKSVQSPRLSGGALPQSPLSAKSGEFLGGPVGPHFGAVAATTSLGATVKEKGAVNSVPIVGGTPSLTSSANDSMQRQHQAQAVAKRRSNSLPKTPAINTVGSPASVSNISVPLNASSPSVGTPPSVDQSVLERFSKIEIVTMRCQLNRKKNKVDEYHVRKPSTHSTELVSPFLSNFSSNEDFKDESKPLSKSLFGGSVNTYKTRILNFVQGNLVSLVPRARTRMIMSEKPTDGTIAMFYGDIDDGDILSAEDHIPHLPTLPNTHMADLLAAQFCSLMVREGHHLVEDDVQAKPTGVLASSSQPNSAVTFPNNSASDMQQYAENVAGQATNEVAKQNSSNNMSINPSSSALGNTRMLPPGNPQALQMSQGLLSGASMPARPSQLDPQPPQQQPQQPQQQQQSQQHSLLQQQHQQFQRSPMMLGSNPLSHLNAIGQNSNMQFNNQMVNKSSALQLQMIQRQQQRQLQQQQQQPQQQQQMQRKMMGLSAAVGMGNMVRIGGLGNATGIGGVRGMSGTGISAPMTGISGMGNVGQNPINLPGANITTAITQQLRSGALSSQAALLSNLRMGRGNMLGSPQSSIAGMSGPRQMHPGSASLSMLGQNLNQGNMSSMQRTPMGSMGPPKMMPGMNHLYMNQQQQQQQQLQLQQQQQQQLQLQQQQQQQQQQQQLQLQQQLHHQQQQLQQQQQQQQLQQQQPQQQQQQETTSPLQAVISPSQVGSPSPIGISQLNQQPQQLQAQQQASPQQMNQRTPMSPQLSSGAIHALNACNPEACPASPQLSSQTLGSVSSITNSPMELGGNKSNSVGNT is encoded by the exons ATGGGTGTTTCGTTTAAGGTTTCAAAAACCGGTACTAGGTACAAGTCTAAGCATTGTCTTCAATCGGAGGCTTCAGTTGATGTTGTCTCCGAGAATTCTAAAGAGAGCTCACGGCCTAGAAAGCTCCAG GGTGATGTTGAAGGCGTTGAGCGTGTTCCTGGGGtgtttcaatcaattaattctGATGAAACGGTTCGTGTTCCTTCAG ATCATGAGATTTCCTTCACCTTGAATCTTTACCCAGATGGCTATTCTATTGGAAAGCCCCAAGAG GAGGCTTTGCATACTGTTCCGGATGCTCCAAAGCATCCATATGATAGGTCCTCTGAAACTCTCTTCTCA GCAATTGAATCTGGCCGATTGCCAGGAGATATTTTGGATGATATACCTTGCAAATATGTTGATGGAATGCTTGTATGTGAG gtgCGTGATTACCGGAAAGTTGCACCTCAACAAGGACCTAACACCCCACCTATTGATGGATGCCCTATCATCAATAAAGTGTGCCTTAAGATGTCTTTGGAGAATGTAGTGAAGGATATTCCATTGAGCTCAGATAATTCATGGACATATGGTGATTTAATG GAGGCGGAGTCTCGGATATTGAAAGCCTTGCAACCACAACTTTGTTTAGATCCTACCCCCAAACTGGACAGACTCTGTACTAACCCTGTTCCAACTAAG CTTGACCTTGCTTCATGTAGTTTGCGGCGAAAGAGATTGAGGCAAACTCCAGAAGTTAGAGTCACCTCTACTAGTAAGTTCAATGCCAAGAAGGTTGGCAGGTTGAGAGAGGCTGGAATTGTTTCAGGGAGTTTGATGCTACAACAGGAAAATCTGATTCCTCAAAATATTGGTTCAAGCAATATTTTGGCATTAAGGCCTAAAAGTTTTGTGCAAGATTCCTCTGTTTCTGCACTTCCCATGTCATCTCAGTCACCAATGTATCCAATGGGGCTTATGAATTCTAGAAGCATGCAGGATCATGGATCTAGCTCTGTTGTCAGTGCATCAGCTGCCTCCCCTGTTGGGCAGGACATGCCAATGTCATATGCAGACAGCATAAACTCTGGTGCTTCTCTTCTTGGGAAGCGGGAGAATGCAGACGGTCCAATGTCACCCCTATCTGGCCTTAGTAAAAGAACTAGGCTTAATGCTGTTGGACCAGATGGCATTCCACAGCATCAAGTTGGGACACATATGGATGGCCTGCATGGACAGGATATGAGCTGGAAGAATATGTTACTTCCCCAGCAATCAATGGCTAGAGGAATTCAGTATGCAAATTCGGGCATGCAGAAGTATCCTCAGCAGGTTTTTGAAGGGGTTTTGAATCAGGAGGCTGGTGCAATGCCATTTTCTGCAGGACAGCAAGCATTGAGATACAGTGCCAAGGAAGAGCCATTTGATCCTACTGACAAGTTGGATGGCTCTGAGCTCAACCGGGAAGCTGATGCAAACCATTTGGACCCACAGCAGAGGCTTCAACCAAGATCATTCCATGGATTTGCAAGACCTGGTTTCTCTCAAACACCTTGGAACAATATTAATCAGCATGTTGAGAAAGATGTGAGAAAGGAAGAACAGTTCCAGAAAAGGAAATCAGTGCAAAGTCCACGTTTATCAGGTGGGGCTTTGCCTCAATCTCCATTATCAGCAAAATCTGGGGAATTTTTAGGTGGTCCTGTAGGACCTCACTTTGGAGCTGTTGCGGCAACCACTTCCCTTGGAGCGACTGTAAAGGAGAAGGGAGCTGTTAACTCAGTACCTATTGTTGGAGGTACCCCATCTTTGACTTCAAGTGCAAATGACTCTATGCAACGGCAACACCAGGCTCAAGCTGTTGCTAAGCGAAGATCTAATTCCCTCCCTAAGACCCCTGCAATCAATACGGTTGGTTCTCCTGCAAGTGTTAGCAATATTAGTGTTCCATTAAACGCAAGCAGTCCTTCTGTTGGAACCCCACCTTCGGTTGATCAATCAGTGCTCGAAAGGTTCTCAAAGATTGAAATTGTAACTATGAG GTGTCAACTCAACAGAAAAAAGAACAAGGTTGATGAGTATCATGTCCGGAAACCCAGCACACATTCTACTGAACTAGTATCACCCTTTCTAAGCAATTTTTCCAGTAATGAGGATTTCAAAGACGAGTCGAAGCCATTATCAAAGTCACTTTTTGGTGGCAGTGTGAATACCTATAAGACAAGAAtcttgaattttgtgcagg GGAATCTCGTTTCTCTAGTTCCTAGGGCAAGAACTAGAATGATTATGTCTGAGAAACCAACTGATGGGACCATAGCAATGTTTTATGGAGACATAGATGATGGTGATATTCTTAGTGCAGAGGATCATATTCCTCATCTTCCTACGCTTCCCAATACT CACATGGCGGACTTGCTTGCAGCACAGTTCTGTTCACTG ATGGTGCGTGAAGGACATCACCTTGTGGAAGATGATGTTCAGGCAAAACCAACAGGTGTGCTTGCCTCGAGCAGTCAACCAAATTCTGCTGtaacatttcccaacaattCTGCATCCGATATGCAGCAGTATGCCGAAAATGTTGCAGGTCAGGCAACCAATGAAGTGGCAAAGCAGAATAGCAGTAACAATATGTCTATAAATCCATCTTCGAGTGCTCTAGGAAACACAAGGATGTTACCTCCTGGAAACCCTCAGGCCTTACAGATGTCTCAAGGACTTCTGTCTGGGGCTTCAATGCCTGCAAGGCCATCGCAACTAGATCCACAACCACCACAGCAACAGCCACAACAACCGCAACAGCAGCAGCAAAGTCAACAGCACTCCTTGCTTCAACAACAGCATCAGCAGTTCCAGAGATCACCAATGATGCTTGGATCAAATCCTCTCTCACACTTGAATGCCATTGGGCAGAATTCAAACATGCAGTTCAACAATCAAATGGTCAATAAATCTTCAGCTCTCCAACTTCAGATGATACAACGGCAGCAGCAGCGGCAATTgcaacagcagcagcagcaaccacagcagcagcagcaaatGCAGAGGAAAATGATGGGGCTAAGTGCAGCTGTAGGTATGGGAAACATGGTCAGGATTGGGGGCCTAGGCAATGCCACTGGAATCGGAGGTGTGAGGGGAATGAGTGGAACAGGAATATCAGCTCCAATGACTGGTATTTCTGGCATGGGAAATGTGGGCCAAAATCCAATTAATCTTCCAGGTGCAAATATTACCACTGCGATAACCCAGCAGCTTCGGTCTGGAGCACTATCGTCTCAAGCTGCTCTGCTTTCAAACTTAAGGATGGGACGAGGAAACATGTTAGGCAGTCCTCAATCAAGCATAGCTGGAATGTCTGGTCCCAGACAGATGCATCCAGGTTCTGCTAGTCTTTCTATGCTGGGCCAAAATCTGAACCAGGGTAACATGAGTTCGATGCAAAGAACGCCTATGGGGTCCATGGGTCCTCCAAAAATGATGCCTGGGATGAACCACCTTTACATGAaccagcagcagcagcagcagcagcagttGCAATTGCAGCAGCAACAACAGCAGCAGTTGCAGttgcagcagcagcagcagcagcaacaacaacagCAGCAGTTGCAGTTGCAGCAGCAGTTGCATCATCAGCAACAACAGCTgcaacagcagcagcagcagcagcaattACAACAACAGCAGccacagcagcagcagcagcaagaAACAACTTCACCACTACAGGCTGTCATTTCACCCTCACAGGTAGGCTCACCATCACCCATTGGAATTTCACAATTGAACCAGCAACCTCAGCAACTGCAGGCCCAGCAACAGGCCAGCCCACAACAAATGAATCAAAGGACTCCCATGAGTCCCCAACTGAGCTCAGGTGCTATTCATGCACTAAATGCTTGTAACCCAGAGGCCTGTCCAGCTAGCCCCCAATTGAGCTCTCAGACCCTTGGCTCCGTCAGTAGCATCACAAATTCTCCTATGGAGCTAGGTGGGAATAAAAGCAACTCTGTCGGGAATACATAA
- the LOC105768215 gene encoding 25.3 kDa vesicle transport protein, with the protein MVKMTMIARVTDGLPLAEGLDDGRDLVDAEMYKQQVKALFKNLSKGHNEASRMSIETGPYVFHYIIEGRVCYLTMCDRSYPKKLAFQYLEDLKNEFERVNGAQIETAARPYAFIKFDTFIQKTKKLYQDTRTQRNIAKLNDELYEVHQIMTRNVQEVLGVGEKLDQVSQMSSRLTSESRIYADKARDLNRQALIRKWAPVAIVLGVVFLLFWVKAKLW; encoded by the exons ATGGTAAAGATGACAATGATTGCCCGTGTTACTGATGGTCTTCCTCTGGCGGAGGGACTAGATGATGGTCGTGATCTGGTAGATGCTGAAATGTACAAACAGCAAGTTAAGGCTTTATTTAAGAATCTCTCCAAAGGCCATAATGAGGCTTCAAGGATGTCTATTGAAACCGGCCCATATGTATTCCA CTATATCATTGAAGGACGTGTTTGTTACTTGACAATGTGCGATCGATCTTATCCTAAGAAACTTGCCTTTCAATATCTGGAAGACCTCAAGAATGAATTTGAGCGTGTTAATGGAGCTCAAATTGAAACGGCTGCCAGGCCTTACGCCTTTATAAAATTTG ACACATTCATACAGAAGACAAAAAAGTTGTACCAGGACACCCGTACTCAACGGAATATTGCAAAGTTGAATGACGAACTCTATGAAGTTCACCAAATAATGACTCGCAATGTACAAGAAGTTCTCGGTGTTGGCGAAAAGTTGGACC AGGTCAGCCAAATGTCCAGTCGTTTGACATCAGAATCTCGCATATATGCTGACAAGGCAAGAGATTTAAATAGACAG GCTTTGATTCGAAAGTGGGCTCCTGTTGCCATTGTGTTGGGAGTTGTGTTCCTCCTCTTCTGGGTGAAAGCAAAGTTATGGTGA
- the LOC105768720 gene encoding protein FLUORESCENT IN BLUE LIGHT, chloroplastic isoform X1 codes for MAKIIHFSCFLTRPCSLPSPLFRRTQFPVGNFGQSFEDVNGAVEIHHLLRERGKQSLLRCQMPEGKRVLERISSHYDELNALEGGFWLRVPVTAFLAANILIFTAPMKALAETCEADNSFFNMPLLLFVALIGATVGGLLARQRKGELQRVNEQLRQINAALRRQAKIESYAPSLSYAPIGGRISEKEVIVDPRKEELISRLKSGKNFLRNQELEKAFLEFKTALELAKSLKDPIEEKKAARGLGASLQRQGKYQEAIQYHSMVLAISDREGEDSGNTEAYGAIADCYTELGDLEKAGIFYDKYIARLETD; via the exons ATGGCAAAGATAATCCATTTCTCTTGCTTCCTCACTCGCCCATGCTCCCTTCCATCTCCACTCTTCCGCAGAACCCAATTTCCTG TAGGAAACTTTGGACAATCCTTTGAAGATGTTAATGGAGCAGTTGAGATTCATCATCTGTTGCGAGAAAGGGGTAAACAGTCCTTGCTACGCTGCCAAATGCCAGAGGGAAAGAGGGTCTTGGAGCGGATTTCATCACATTATGACGAGTTAAATGCACTTGAG GGAGGATTTTGGTTAAGAGTCCCGGTGACAGCATTTCTTGCCGCCAACATTTTGATATTTACTGCTCCTATGAAAGCCCTGGCAGAAACTTGTGAAGCTGATAACTCCTTTTTCAACATGCCTTTACTGCTATTTGTAGCCCTTATTGGTGCCACAGTTGGAG GATTGCTTGCACGGCAGAGGAAAGGGGAGCTGCAGCGAGTGAATGAGCAGCTGCGCCAGATCAATGCTGCTCTAAGAAGGCAGGCTAAGATAGAGTCATATGCTCCCAGCCTGAGTTATGCTCCCATCGGTGGTAGAATATCAGAAAAGGAAGTAATTGTCGATCCAAGAAAGGAAGAGTTGATTTCTCGACTGAAGAGCGGGAAGAACTTTTTAAGAAATCAAGAACTTGAGAAGGCTTTTCTAGAGTTTAAGACAGCACTGGAGCTTGCTAAGAGTCTAAAAGATCCTATCGAGGAGAAGAAGGCTGCCAGGGGTTTAG GTGCCTCGTTGCAAAGGCAAGGCAAATATCAAGAAGCCATTCAATACCACTCAATGGTTTTAGCAATATCTGATCGAGAAGGAGAAGACTCTGGAAATACAGAAGCTTATGGAGCAATTGCTGACTGCTACACCGAGCTAGGAGACCTTGAGAAAGCAGGGATTTTCTATGACAAATATATTGCTAGGTTGGAAACAGACTAA